The proteins below are encoded in one region of Fulvia fulva chromosome 9, complete sequence:
- a CDS encoding General transcription and DNA repair factor IIH helicase subunit XPD, with protein MKFYIEDLPVLFPYPRIYPEQYAYMCDLKRTLDAGGHCVLEMPSGTGKTVSLLSLIVAYQQFYPEARKLIYCSRTMSEIEKALAELKALMKYRADQLGEAEDFRGLGLTSRKNLCLHPSVRREKSGSVVDARCRSLTAGFVKEKKERGEDVDLCIYHDNLDLLEPHNLIPPGVWTLDGMLQYGEQHKQCPYFTARRMMPFCNVIIYSYHYLLDPKIAERVSKELSKDCIVVFDEAHNIDNVCIESLSIDLTEDSLRKAARGASNLEQKITEMKDTDAEKLQNEYAKLVEGLREADEARDEGAFMSNPALPDDLLKEAVPGNIRRAEHFTAFLKRFIEYLKTRMKVLHVISETPPSFLQHLKELTFIEKKPLRFCAERLTSLVRTLELTNIEDYQPLQQVATFATLVATYDTGFLLILEPYESDSATVANPILHFTCLDAAIAIKPVFDRFSSVIITSGTISPLEMYPKMLGFEAVVQESYAMTLARRSFLPMIVTRGADQAPISSNFQRRNDPNVVKNYGQLLIKFSKLTPDGIVVFFPSYLYMESVISMWQNMGILDDVWKSKLILVETPDSQETSLALETYRTACSNGRGAVLLCVARGKVSEGIDFDHHYGRTVLCIGIPYQYTESRILKARLEFLQETYRIKDSTFLAFDAMRHCAQCLGRVLRGKDDYGIMVMADDRFKKRKEQLPKWIGSALMDADSNMSVDQAEAAAKKFLKQMSKPFPAHVQDGISTWSYEDLMAHKQKAEAEVERQERNGELNGDHHLHGDQIMAEAQAEEEAMYNDPAMDAAMLELDR; from the coding sequence ATGAAGTTCTACATCGAGGACCTGCCAGTCCTGTTCCCGTACCCGAGGATATATCCAGAGCAATATGCATATATGTGCGACCTCAAACGCACGCTGGATGCTGGCGGCCACTGCGTGCTCGAGATGCCCTCAGGGACTGGCAAAACAGTATCACTTTTGTCGCTGATTGTTGCATACCAGCAATTCTACCCAGAAGCGCGCAAGCTGATCTACTGCTCTCGAACAATGTCCGAAATCGAGAAGGCGCTTGCGGAGTTGAAAGCTCTTATGAAGTATCGCGCTGATCAACTTGGAGAAGCGGAAGACTTTCGCGGTCTTGGTTTGACTAGTCGAAAGAACCTGTGCCTTCATCCTTCGGTTCGACGCGAGAAGAGTGGATCTGTGGTCGATGCACGTTGTCGAAGTCTCACAGCTGGCTTCGTCAAAGAGAAGAAAGAGCGTGGCGAAGATGTCGATCTGTGCATTTACCACGATAACCTCGACTTACTCGAACCTCACAATCTCATTCCACCGGGTGTTTGGACGCTTGACGGTATGCTGCAATACGGCGAACAGCACAAACAGTGCCCATACTTCACAGCACGACGGATGATGCCGTTCTGTAATGTAATCATTTACTCGTACCACTATCTCCTGGACCCAAAGATTGCCGAAAGAGTATCGAAGGAACTCTCCAAAGACTGCATCGTGGTGTTCGACGAAGCTCACAACATCGACAATGTATGCATCGAGTCTCTCAGCATAGACTTGACTGAAGACTCTCTTCGCAAAGCTGCGAGAGGAGCCAGCAATTTGGAGCAGAAGATTACGGAAATGAAAGATACCGATGCTGAAAAGCTTCAGAACGAATACGCAAAGCTTGTTGAAGGTCTTCGCGAGGCAGACGAGGCACGAGACGAAGGAGCCTTCATGTCCAATCCGGCACTACCGGACGATCTGCTGAAAGAAGCCGTGCCTGGCAACATCAGGCGAGCAGAACACTTCACTGCATTCTTGAAGCGCTTCATCGAGTATCTCAAGACTCGAATGAAAGTCCTCCATGTCATCTCGGAGACTCCACCTTCGTTCTTACAGCACTTGAAAGAGCTCACATTCATCGAGAAGAAGCCCTTGCGGTTCTGCGCAGAACGACTCACATCGCTCGTACGAACGCTAGAGCTGACGAACATTGAGGACTACCAGCCTTTGCAACAGGTGGCGACTTTCGCGACACTTGTGGCAACATATGATACTGGGTTCCTACTCATACTGGAGCCTTACGAATCAGATTCAGCAACGGTGGCGAACCCAATTCTGCACTTCACATGTCTTGATGCCGCAATTGCCATCAAACCTGTTTTTGATCGATTCAGCTCTGTCATCATCACTTCTGGAACAATTTCGCCTCTCGAGATGTACCCAAAGATGCTTGGCTTCGAGGCAGTCGTGCAGGAGTCATATGCCATGACATTGGCGAGAAGGTCGTTCTTGCCTATGATTGTGACTCGAGGTGCAGATCAGGCTCCTATCTCATCCAACTTTCAGAGACGCAACGACCCCAATGTCGTGAAGAACTATGGACAGCTCCTCATCAAGTTTTCCAAGCTCACTCCCGATGGTATTGTGGTTTTCTTCCCGTCCTACCTCTACATGGAGAGTGTCATCTCGATGTGGCAGAACATGGGAATTCTCGACGATGTGTGGAAGAGCAAGCTTATTCTGGTGGAAACACCTGATAGTCAAGAGACTTCACTTGCGCTGGAAACATACCGAACAGCGTGCAGCAATGGCAGAGGCGCCGTCCTGCTGTGTGTCGCCAGAGGCAAGGTCTCTGAAGGCATCGATTTCGACCATCACTACGGCAGAACTGTGCTTTGCATCGGCATTCCCTACCAGTACACAGAGTCAAGAATTCTTAAAGCTCGCCTCGAGTTCTTGCAGGAGACTTATCGCATCAAAGATTCGACATTCTTGGCCTTCGATGCTATGCGACATTGTGCTCAGTGTCTGGGACGTGTCTTGCGTGGCAAAGATGACTACGGGATCATGGTGATGGCAGATGACCGGTTCAAGAAGAGGAAAGAGCAGCTGCCCAAGTGGATAGGCAGCGCGCTCATGGATGCCGACTCCAACATGTCTGTTGACCAAGCCGAGGCCGCTGCCAAGAAGTTCTTGAAGCAGATGAGCAAGCCTTTTCCAGCACATGTGCAAGATGGCATCAGTACTTGGAGCTATGAAGACTTGATGGCCCACAAGCAGAAAGCAGAGGCTGAAGTGGAGCGTCAAGAGAGGAATGGTGAGCTTAACGGCGACCATCACCTCCACGGCGATCAGATCATGGCTGAGGCACAAGCTGAGGAAGAGGCGATGTACAACGATCCGGCCATGGACGCAGCAATGCTAGAGCTTGATAGATAG
- a CDS encoding E3 ubiquitin-protein ligase listerin, translated as MSKRQFKSQASSGRVGGGSGGFGSSAAGFASSGSSVLSYVQEPPDYSAISDSNVVVAFKNLSKKDNTTKAKALEDLQSFLITSDREVEDAIVEAWVRLFPRLSIDNARRVRQLAHQLNGQLCAKCGKRIAKHLPRLAGPWLAGTFDADRMSAKAAQDALSAVFSTPEKVQGLRKTFHEPIIEYCRDALLNETVHTLSDERSVSSDDAATTFARVAAGSIAVVASLLEPLSQEDMSKQSHIYGQILDDGKLWDCSTHADASVRRAAHRLIHLCAKTHPTLIEGNLKTASKAYVYKGLPSDQTTSAIDFAQTLFGLTVAFPSIWTEAYTGKKPAVSRLQQFLKHGSYSGSASFWEITTDLLRKLPPEVFPRSYDEISGLLLAARDGVSRKEERFTASAAWPTYFILVDLVTRPLSDEDAENLLEAFAMPPVNQYLHPSEESAKWSITGARSAALVARVAMIHRLPLLLERKWPHLAEKVAEAAKMSQPEQSKDFDKSQKHVASCGERWADLQKEFYAREDTWPSSVLMTFATANTKVLTQCIALLKTRNGKPYGAAAVIEQQLRACGPQLLQDTGFRQTLSDFVTMEVPKLMYSPSQRHLVRYLYALAVDPHFQDAFRETLASVLDADEPEQQKSSALHALFPMNMPLEAIDIARADERLQSVLAEQLTDSSQASLLADTFKLGIASGQTTDTVLTKLLDGLSLDGPGVYSSLTAFNQLATSNQTVIREFVAKDTGTKLLPTVLHLEQSQDDTIAEAATSLSGRLSTAMGDAAAEAKFGTIMHSLERTSSASLPIEAVLDLTDKTIGDDADPAIFKTLLPSIKLWQASIVAMMKPPKASISLLSSLGGAVHLVRSEASSTSTRAQYDAEGLSQALRLAIYLAKLLSRPGALQSLSDTAVHFLVLLNICVLLAEDSTSILDANGLWLASESRALEHEVMDFVADANAALKLYWDDATSNLRQHEDASFFGAVQSLVEQHEAESPMSYYAALVSAKAYENIFELHGYSTDRTKSCEDKLKAQKGSKDRISLVSLLVGSAQPLSGSQPLSRLFNELVSHLTDLRLESDKQRGLELLITLNAVLHTQEDIASSVQKTRVIFFVKHIIAWLTAETSPILAAEVCKSLAALLPTMSDTYGEHWSQIIRFLEMFWSSPTSVSDGTIVSETGVLLVHASLKLYAALERLAKDEEPNDDLLDEMKEHKGNLHNGLIELLRSSSGASDENHQPLMVTNEVLARELSRAPFKPVAEMEELFGLLYTPSHAIQGAAFDLLHKQIPAAQEQISFDAALDNKTAKLPDELLSLIIDAPTLDTLADASFDRAMPLALQGYLYSWRLLFDHFTTSSYRVKEDYVEQLKEGGYLPGLLSLVFDFLGHSRGRPIDASKFDVQKYIGDSEPSPEKDVQWLLSHLYYLALTNLPSMVKSYFLEIRSRQTSQAVESWTAKYISPLLVTASLQSVADWAEKSVKDDPDYENMSVKVGMRSKEINVSYLVDEQTMAIKVILPDTYPLNSAKVDSVNRVAVKEEKWRSWLLNCQGVITFSASLCTFPAWFQNGSITDGLSAWRKNVVGALKGQTECAICYSIISSEKQLPTKRCPTCKNLFHAGCLFKWFKTSNASTCPLCRNPFNFN; from the exons ATGAGCAAGCGGCAATTCAAATCCCAGGCGAGCAGTGGCCGTGTAGGAGGCGGTTCTGGTGGCTTTGGCAGTAGTGCGGCCGGCTTTGCTTCTTCGGGCTCATCAGTCCTGTCCTACGTCCAGGAGCCGCCGGACTACTCGGCCATCAGCGACTCCAATGTCGTTGTGGCGTTCAAGAATCTTTCAAAGAAAGACAATACCACCAAAGCCAAAGCACTCGAGGATTTGCAGAGCTTCCTCATCACAAGCGATCGAGAAGTAGAAGACGCGATCGTCGAAGCATGG GTCAGACTCTTTCCTCGCTTATCCATCGATAATGCTCGCCGCGTGCGTCAATTAGCACATCAGCTCAACGGGCAGCTTTGCGCGAAATGTGGTAAGCGGATAGCGAAACACTTGCCACGACTGGCTGGACCATGGCTGGCAGGCACTTTCGATGCGGATCGGATGTCTGCGAAAGCCGCTCAAGACGCCCTCTCTGCAGTGTTTTCCACGCCAGAAAAGGTGCAAGGCCTACGTAAAACTTTTCATGAACCCATCATTGAGTACTGCAGGGACGCTCTCCTTAACGAGACTGTGCACACCCTTAGTGATGAGCGTTCTGTCAGTTCCGATGATGCAGCAACCACTTTCGCTCGTGTAGCAGCTGGCAGTATTGCTGTTGTCGCAAGCTTGTTGGAACCCCTTTCACAGGAGGATATGTCCAAGCAAAGTCACATTTATGGGCAGATCCTGGACGATGGCAAGCTCTGGGACTGTTCTACTCACGCAGACGCTAGCGTTAGGAGGGCAGCGCATAGATTGATTCATCTTTGCGCCAAGACACACCCGACCCTGATTGAGGGTAATCTGAAGACCGCCAGCAAAGCATATGTCTATAAGGGACTACCATCCGACCAGACGACATCCGCAATCGACTTTGCGCAAACGCTATTCGGCTTGACTGTCGCATTTCCAAGCATATGGACGGAAGCATACACTGGCAAGAAGCCGGCAGTGTCGCGCTTACAGCAGTTCTTGAAGCATGGCTCATATTCCGGCAGCGCTAGCTTCTGGGAAATCACCACGGACCTCCTCCGCAAGCTCCCACCGGAGGTGTTCCCGAGAAGCTACGATGAGATCTCAGGTTTATTGCTCGCCGCGCGAGATGGCGTAAGCAGAAAAGAGGAACGTTTTACTGCATCCGCTGCATGGCCGACTTACTTCATCTTGGTCGACCTGGTGACACGACCATTGTCAGATGAAGATGCCGAAAATCTGCTTGAAGCATTTGCTATGCCACCTGTCAACCAATACTTGCATCCATCCGAGGAGAGCGCGAAATGGAGCATAACGGGCGCAAGATCGGCAGCACTTGTCGCACGAGTGGCCATGATTCACCGCCTACCATTGCTCTTGGAACGGAAGTGGCCGCATCTTGCTGAGAAAGTAGCCGAAGCCGCGAAAATGTCGCAGCCGGAGCAATCGAAAGACTTCGATAAGTCCCAGAAACATGTTGCTTCCTGTGGAGAGCGATGGGCTGATCTCCAAAAAGAGTTTTACGCCAGGGAGGACACCTGGCCAAGTTCTGTCTTGATGACTTTCGCAACCGCAAACACGAAGGTCCTGACACAGTGCATTGCTCTGCTGAAGACGCGCAATGGCAAACCATACGGAGCAGCAGCGGTCATTGAGCAGCAACTGAGGGCCTGCGGTCCCCAGCTACTGCAGGACACAGGCTTCCGCCAGACGCTCTCGGACTTCGTAACCATGGAAGTCCCGAAGCTCATGTACAGTCCCTCGCAGAGACATCTCGTGCGATATCTCTATGCGTTAGCGGTGGATCCCCACTTCCAGGATGCCTTTCGCGAAACCCTGGCAAGCGTACTAGATGCAGATGAGCCAGAGCAGCAGAAGTCAAGCGCTTTGCACGCACTGTTTCCAATGAACATGCCTTTGGAAGCCATAGATATCGCTCGCGCGGATGAGCGGCTGCAAAGTGTCCTGGCCGAGCAATTGACAGATTCAAGCCAGGCTTCACTGCTAGCTGACACATTCAAGCTTGGCATTGCATCCGGACAGACTACGGACACTGTGCTGACAAAGCTGCTGGACGGATTGTCTCTTGATGGCCCGGGCGTGTACTCGAGTCTCACCGCGTTCAACCAGCTGGCTACTAGTAACCAGACAGTCATTCGAGAATTTGTCGCCAAGGACACTGGTACGAAATTACTGCCAACTGTGCTACACCTCGAGCAGTCGCAGGATGACACCATCGCCGAGGCGGCTACATCACTGTCAGGTCGTCTCTCTACAGCCATGGGCGATGCCGCGGCAGAGGCCAAATTTGGTACCATCATGCACAGCTTGGAGAGGACCTCGAGCGCATCACTGCCGATCGAGGCGGTTCTCGATCTGACCGACAAGACTATTGGAGATGACGCTGACCCTGCGATATTTAAAACACTCTTACCAAGCATCAAACTTTGGCAAGCCTCGATAGTGGCAATGATGAAACCACCAAAGGCATCAATCAGCCTTCTCAGTTCGCTGGGCGGCGCTGTCCATCTTGTGCGCTCAGAAGCCTCCAGTACCAGCACTCGTGCACAGTATGATGCGGAGGGTTTGTCGCAAGCGTTACGCCTTGCGATCTATCTGGCGAAATTGCTGAGTAGGCCGGGAGCACTACAAAGCCTCAGCGATACCGCTGTCCATTTCTTGGTACTGCTCAATATCTGCGTACTGCTAGCGGAAGACAGTACAAGTATTCTCGACGCCAATGGTCTGTGGCTTGCTTCGGAAAGCCGAGCACTTGAGCACGAGGTCATGGATTTCGTTGCAGACGCTAATGCTGCTCTAAAGCTCTACTGGGATGATGCAACATCGAATCTGCGACAGCACGAAGACGCATCGTTCTTTGGTGCGGTCCAGTCACTCGTTGAGCAGCACGAGGCAGAATCGCCGATGTCATACTATGCAGCATTGGTGTCTGCAAAAGCCTACGAGAACATCTTCGAGCTACATGGATATTCGACAGATCGTACAAAATCGTGCGAAGACAAACTCAAAGCTCAGAAGGGTAGCAAGGACCGCATCTCGCTGGTTTCCCTCCTCGTTGGCTCTGCACAGCCGCTATCAGGGAGTCAGCCTCTCAGCCGGCTATTCAATGAGCTTGTGTCGCATCTCACCGACTTGAGATTGGAATCAGACAAGCAGCGTGGCCTGGAGCTACTCATCACTCTGAACGCTGTCTTGCACACGCAAGAGGATATCGCATCTTCAGTGCAGAAGACTCGTGTGATCTTCTTCGTGAAGCACATTATCGCGTGGTTGACTGCGGAGACATCGCCTATACTCGCTGCGGAAGTCTGCAAATCTCTGGCTGCATTGCTCCCGACCATGTCAGACACATATGGCGAACACTGGTCTCAGATCATTCGTTTCTTGGAGATGTTCTGGTCTTCGCCGACTTCCGTGTCTGACGGCACGATCGTGTCAGAGACCGGCGTCCTGCTTGTCCATGCATCGCTCAAGCTCTACGCGGCCCTTGAGCGGCTCGCAAAGGACGAAGAACCAAATGACGATCTTCTGGATGAAATGAAAGAGCACAAAGGCAATCTCCATAACGGCTTGATCGAATTGCTCAGATCGTCCAGCGGGGCATCTGACGAGAACCACCAGCCGCTCATGGTCACGAACGAGGTACTTGCAAGGGAATTGTCTAGGGCACCTTTCAAGCCGGTAGCTGAGATGGAAGAGCTATTCGGTCTTCTGTACACCCCGTCGCATGCTATTCAGGGTGCTGCATTCGACCTGCTACACAAGCAGATACCTGCTGCCCAGGAGCAGATTTCGTTCGATGCTGCGTTGGACAATAAGACAGCAAAGCTGCCAGATGAGCTACTCTCACTCATTATCGATGCTCCTACACTCGATACGTTAGCTGACGCATCCTTCGACCGGGCCATGCCATTGGCGTTGCAAGGGTACCTTTACAGCTGGCGCTTGCTGTTCGATCACTTTACCACCTCGAGCTACCGAGTGAAAGAGGACTATGTGGAGCAACTCAAGGAAGGCGGATACTTACCCGGCTTGCTTAGCTTGGTGTTCGACTTTCTTGGCCACTCGAGAGGGAGGCCTATCGACGCATCGAAGTTTGATGTCCAAAAATACATTGGCGACAGCGAACCAAGTCCCGAGAAGGACGTCCAGTGGCTGCTTAGCCATCTCTACTACCTCGCGCTCACGAATCTGCCCAGCATGGTGAAGTCTTACTTCCTTGAGATCAGGTCCCGACAAACCTCACAAGCTGTGGAGAGCTGGACGGCCAAGTACATCTCGCCCCTGCTTGTTACGGCCAGCCTGCAGTCGGTCGCAGATTGGGCAGAGAAGAGCGTGAAAGATGATCCAGACTACGAGAACATGAGCGTCAAGGTTGGTATGCGGAGCAAAGAAATCAACGTCAGCTATCTGGTCGATGAGCAGACAATGGCTATCAAGGTGATCTTGCCGGATACCTATCCTTTGAACTCTGCCAAGGTAGACAGCGTTAATCGCGTGGCTGTCAAGGAAGAGAAATGGCGGAGCTGGCTCCTCAATTGTCAAGGCGTTATTACCTTCTCGGCAAGTCTCTGCACTTTCCCAGCATGGTTTCAA AATGGCAGCATCACTGATGGCCTATCTGCTTGGCGGAAGAACGTCGTTGGCGCTCTCAAGGGTCAGACTGAGTGTGCCATCTGCTACTCGATCATAAGCAGCGAAAAGCAGCTTCCGACTAAGCGTTGCCCGACTTGCAAGAACTTGTTCCATGCAGGATGTCTGTTCAAGTGGTTCAAGACTAGCAATGCTAGCACGTGTCCGCTATGCAGGAACCCGTTCAACTTCAACTGA